The sequence below is a genomic window from Eschrichtius robustus isolate mEscRob2 chromosome 21, mEscRob2.pri, whole genome shotgun sequence.
AAACGCTCTCAGAGGAGACAAGCTCAGGATGACATGTGTGTCCTCACTTCTTTGCTTTTCGGTATTTTTACCCCAGTAGCCCTTGGACACAAGCCCAAATGGACTTGccttaaaattattctaaattcaCATTAAAACTAGCTGTAGCTAAAACCAAACAGGGAACTTGAAAACGCTATACAGCAGACTGTGGGCACAGAGGTGGGACACTGTGGCAGGGACGTCAGCACCTGGACAGCCCGGCACCAGGACAGGAGGTACCAGGGCAGCCCACACACCTCGGACCCATGAGCTTGTGCACACCGGCCTCTCCCCGCTGCGCTCTGCCCAGGCTGGAGCGTCCTCCTGGGCAGCTCCCCGCCCCGACACCGCCTCCCCAGGGTAGGGGCACGTCTGGCACTTGCAGGAGGAAAGGGGGcagcgggggaggggccgggaaGGCGGGGACGCCTCGCCAGGCAAGCAGCCCGGTGACGCTGCGAATGGGCACGGCCTCACTGCGGCCGCACCTGCGGAGCCACAGGGGGACACGGCAACTGACCTCTGGAGGGAccacattttaaaagagaaagaaaggggaattccctggcggtccggtggttaagactctgcgctctcactgccgagggcgcgggttcaatccctggtcgggggactaacATCCTGCAAAAAGAACCCAACCTCCTGCCTGGATGATCCGCCTCTGGGCGACCCAGAGGTCTGCAAGGCAGGGAAGCAAGCAAACGAAGGAGATGACGGACCtcacttcttcaattttttaatatacatttcccCTGCTTCTGGGAATGAGACCATCACTGCAGAGGGACTTAAAAGAAGTCTTGGATGAAACGAGGCACGTTATGTCCTTGGATGGAAAACACTCAGAAGACGTTACATCTTCCCTCCTTGAATGCATCCACAGATTTAGTCCAAATAAGAGAATACATCAGTAGTTTTTATCAACTTGTAACAACTTTAACGCCACTCACGCAGTGGAGTAAACGCACAAGAGCAAGGAGGGCTGAAGGTGCCTCAGCAAATAACAAGATACAATGATGCTTCAGAAATAAGAGTgcaaaaaacagataaacaatgCAAAATGCAGAAATGGATAAGATACATGGCGAGTTGGCACTGGGCGGCATTTCGAACCCCCAGGGAAAGGATGGATAATGTAACTACATCAGGATTCTTGCTCACCTCCTGGGAAAATCCAGTTGGATCTTACTTAAACATACTTTCCAAATGGACTAAATATCAAtgcttaaaaggaaaagaaaaccatagagtactagggaaaaaaaaacagttttacaGAAATAGTTTTATACTCATTGCATGGGTAGGCATTCTCCACGTTATGCTAGAATCATGACTTATACAAGTAAAATTCCTTGAACTGTACAATTAGACAAAAAAACAATGTTTCTCAAACGCAAAAACACTTTAGGTTTGAGGTTCTCAATGACAGATTCCTCACGTGGGAAAGATTTAGCCTTTGCTCTGGCCTGAAGGACGTTAAATGTACAAACTGTAGAGTGGGAAGGTGAGCTAAGCGTGTCTCGGGGTGAACATACAAACTGCAGTGAGCTACATGTGCTTGGGGGCTGGGGCACTGCTCACCCTTCCAACCTTGCAGGCACTGGCCAGCAAGCTGTCTTCTTTCCACTTGCCGCTTCCTTCAAAGTTCACAAGATGTACTCCTTTCCATTATCTTCCCCACTTACTAAAAGCAGTCATCCTAAATTCCTAATGTTCATACCAGAAGCATGAACTTCTACTCATACAGTAATTACATTAAGTTTAGAAAACTCCAAGCTTGAGAACTGAGCATTTTTGGTCCTACTCAGACACTGAAATTTTTGGGTTCAACATCACCAAATGCTTTGAGAAAAGCAGGGTCAGTAACAAAGTGAGACTTAACCGTGCAAAGGTTACTTTGTATAGCTGGGGTCCCAGCAGGTAGTGTTCCTGGTGTATACTTACTTACACATAAATTGACTGTTTTTTATACCATGTCATTTGCATCTAGACTAGTGTCTCCGTGGATGAATCATGTTTAGGTGTTTGAGTGtgtaattcatttattattatttctaaacaACATTTCAGAATCAAATTGCAGGAGGAAATGGAAGCATGAGCCCGTTTGGGGTGTAAACTACGTTAAATTAGTGGTGACACCTGGTCCTGACATCCGTCTGTATCTCATCAAATCAGACCCCGATGGTGAGGATTCCTGGACCCTGATGCCCAACTAAGCAAGAACTTAGCAGCTTTATGAAAAGCTTATAAGGATTTCAACGTTTTACACGGCGTTTACTCACAAGGTTCAGTAGTATCTGAACTAGACCAAGACCATGTCTGCGTAGGCACACGGGCCCTGAGCTGTCTTAGCCGAGGGGACAGCTTTGCCATGGGGTCCCGGGCCGCGTGGTGAACATGGCGAGCGGGAAGAAGTGGGTTCTGGGACCACCCTTTTCCATCCTGAACGAACAGCACCCGAACACtttagagaaaacagaaaaaaaccccaaacaaagtGCCTCCCTCTGGTGGCCGCCCCACAGCTGGGGTCTGTCTTCTTCCCGAGCAGTGGGCCCAACCCCACCTGGGGAGGAACTTCCGGAGACTCCCGCCCGGGTGCCTGATGCATGAGGGGCACCAGGAGGAGGCCTGGCTGAGCAGCAGTTCACAGACAAACTCTGTCGTGAGGAATCAGGGGCCCATCGACAGGGCCCTGCACCCAGGACAGACTTGCCAAAGCGGGCAGGGACCCGGGCAGCACCCTGGGGTCAGGAAGAGACCCTCGGCTCACAGCTTCACGCAGAAGAGGGAGGAGCTGGTCCACGTGTCCAGCCCCCCAGCTGTTTGGAGGGGCTCCCTGGCCGCTGGCCCACAGTCCAGCTGGCAGAGGGGCGGAGGCGGTGGCCTGGGCTGGTGGACACACAGCCTTGCCCCACCCAGGATCGGACATGTAAGCAGACAGAAGCCACAGCTGCctgcccttccctggggagggagaaAGTCGATGGAGAACCTCCAGGGCTCTGGCTAGGCTGACTGGTGGGATTTCTCCTGGGTGAGGACAGTCGTGAGGCCAGGGAGAGGCGTCTGCTTTGTCTAATGCACAGACACCAACAGAGAGTCACGGAAAATGAAGAATCAGGCAAAGACGCTCCAAACCAAGGAATGAGACAAATCTCCAAACCCTACCGGAGAGCAGTCACACGATGTACCCGACAGAATTAAAAGCATCTGTCATAAGGGTGCTCGCCGAGGTCAAAAGAACACGTGGGAACAAGTGGAATGTCAACGAAGAgatggaaatgtaaaaaaaagtaccaaacagaaatcaaggagctgaagaatacaataattgaactACAATATCACtagggggacctccctggtggtgcagtggttaagaatccgcctgctgggcttccctggtggcacagtggttgagaatctgcctgccaatgcaggggacatgggttcgagccctggtccgggaagatcccacatgccacggagcaactaagcccgtgagccacaactactgagcctgcgcgtctggagcctgtgctccgcaacaagagaggccgcgacagtgagaggcccgcgcaccacaatgaagagtggcccccgctcaccgcaactggagaaagcctttgcacagaaacgaagacccaacccagccaaaaataaataaataaatttattaaaaaaaaaaaaaaaaaaaaaaaaaagaatccgcctgccaatgcaggggacacgggtttggtcccgggtctgggaagatcccacgtgccacggagcaactaagcccatgtaccacaactactaagcctgcgctctagagcctgcgagccacaactaatgagcccgcatatctagagcccgagctccacaacaagagaagccaccgcaataagaagcccgtgcaccacaacaaagagtagcccccactcgccacaactagagaaagtccgcgtgcagcaacgaaaacccaatgcagtcaaaaataaaaaaacaaaaaaaactcactAGGGAGGTCACCAAAGTAATCTACactctacaggttcaatgcaaccCCTGCCAAAATCCCAGTGgcatttttaacaaaaaagatttctaaaattcacaggaaaccacaaaagaccccaatagccaaatcaatcttgagaaaaagaacaaagctggaggcaccacgtttcctgatttcaaacgatattacaaagctacagaaatcaaaactGCATGAACTGCCATACAGACAAACACACAGACCAGTGGAACAGCATCGAGAGCCCAGAAAACATCCACACAGACATGGCCAACTGATCTTCAACAAGGTGCCTAAAACTCACAGCAGGAAAGGGGTAGTCCCTTCAATcgatgttgctgggaaaactggacattcacatgcaaaagaatgaaactgaacccTTATctcacaccttacacaaaaatcaacttgaAGGCGGAAATGTAAGACccaaaactcctaaaagaaaacataaggaaaaagtTTCATGGCGTtggttttggcaatgatttcatgaATATGATACCAAGaacacatacaacaaaaacaaaaataaacaattgggacaacatcaaactaaaaagcttcacagcaaaggaaacaatcaacagagtgaaaaggcaatctaccaagtgggagaaaatatttgccaaccatATGTGTAATAAGAGATTAATCTTgaacatatataaagaactacaactcaacagtaaaaaataacaaagaatctGAGTTAAAAATGGGCTAAGGCCttgaacagttttccaaagacgacatacaaatggccaacagatagaCGAATAAATGCTCACTGTCaccagtcatcagggaaatgcaaatcaaaagccagTGAGATgtcatcagagaaaaaaagacaacaagcgttggtgaggatgtggagaaactggacctctgtgcactgctggtgggaatacaaaacgGTGCaaccgctgtggaaaacagtgggggcggtttattttctaaaaacagaactacctgATGACCCAGTAAAGGAATCGAAATCAGAATGTGGAGGAGATATTAGCACCTCTACGTTCATTCACAGTAACTAAGACTGAAACACCCAAGGAAGGTGTGCTTTCACACACGTAATGGAAAACTGTTCAGcctgagaaaagaaggaaacccttCAATGTGCAATGACATggctggaccttgaggacattcaCTCAGCGAAATAAACCAGGTACAGAAGAGAAATATGGCAggagtccacttatatgaggcatctGAAATAGTCCAGTTCCTAGAATCAAAGTGTGGATggcagttgccaggggctggaggaaggggaagCGGCGAGTTACTGACCAACAGGCGTGAAGTTTCAATCAGACAAGACAAATAAGCTCCAGAGGCCTGCTGTGCACCTGTGCCTACAGCTGACGATAACGTGCTGGACACTTAAAGATTTGTGAAGAGGGCAGATCTCATGTTGGGTGTAAGATAACataatgtgaaataaaaattttaaaagatatgtatGTAGACatatactgtttttttaaaaatatttgaaacaaagaaaaagcatgTTTTCTAGGGCTTGCAAATACTGCCTACTGAGTAAGACACACGATCCACCGAGTCTTCTTTTGCAATGGGGCAGGAAGCCTAAAAGAGttgtttaaaatgattaaaatggaatTCAATGAAAATGAGCTTCTTACAGATTGTAATACTCTAATCCAGCCTGGTGATGCTGTGACAGCACAGGCCACAAGGGACCAGCAACACGGGCATCAAGCGGGGTGAAGGTGCCACACTAGCCGCtcccctcccgctgcggagcgCAGATGCCGCGGGGGGGCCCAGGCCGTCTGGGGAGCGCCTACCTTTAGGAGCATCCAGGAGATGCAGGTGAAGGGAGTGCTCATCTCCAGGAGCAGCGTGATCATGGGCAGGTAGTGGCCAGCTTGGAGGTTGACCACGGAGCCGAGAAACCCGAGGAAGGCGAAGAGGTGGTGGACGGCCAGAAACCCGTCGAATGTGCGGAATCGCGCATTGGACACGTGGAGTGCGAGGTTCTCGAAGAGGAAGAAGCCGGTTGCCGTGGCGATGTGGAACCAGCACCAGTTCTGCTGGCCGAGCACTTTGTCGGCCTGGAGCACGGGGTCCAGCAGCAGCGCCCGTAGCCCCGCCGCGGTGCCCTGGATGCCAAAGACTGCACGCGTGGCCGCCAGGTTCCAGAAGACCTGCTCCCGGGCCTCCAGGGAGCGGTAGGTGGCGTTCAGGGAGGATGACAGCTGGTGGCAGGCCACAAAGACGCCCAGGTAGAAGGCGCACCCGGCGGCCACCAGTGCCCAGCGGACCTGCCCAGAGGTGCAGTCCAGGTCAAAGATGCTGCCCGCCGGCCCGCTGCTCGGGAGGCTCATGCTGCTGATGTCGCAGAGGCTGGGCCGGGGTCCACACGCTGCGCCAGGCCACGGCCCCGGGACCCTCATGCGCCCATCCTCCACCTGGACAAAGAAAAGAGCCTTGACCCTCCGCTGGCTGGAAGGAGCCGGGACACAAGGCTGCTCCAGCACCACAGAGACACCGTCACAAAACGGATGTTAACAACTCTTCTCCTCATGCTTATGTGTATTCAGTGACACAGAAACAGAGCAAGAAAACATCCGCTGGCGGGACAGGAGCACGAGAAAGTGACACGAAGGACGGAAGGGGCGGGCGTGGACGGCGCAGGAAAGAGACACGGTCCCGACTCTCCAGTGGATGCCCCCCGTGGTGGCAGTGACAGCCCACAGAGTCCCCTAGACAGAGCACACCTAGAGGAGGATGTGCTTCCGGAACCCACGGTGGGAACACTGCCAGCCAGCGCCCCATCCGGAGCTCCTTGGACCCTCACCTGCGCTGGACAGCAAGTTCCGCAGTTAGgggagtatgtgtgtgtacatctatgtgtgtgtgtatatatttctgtCTACTGTGATGCTCTGACATCGTAAGCCCCGTCTGGCTGGGCAGAGACAACCCCCCGCCAGCCAAGGGCCCAGCCAGGAGCCCGCCTGTGACCTATGCCAACAGCCCAGCCAGGGCCGGCCTCctccgcctgccccgcccccagggAGGTGACACTCCTCTGCCAGAAACACCCGGGTGGGGTGCCCGGTGGCTCGGGGCAGCCGTCACCCAAAGCCCAGCAAAATCACTAAAACCAGCCAATCGTATGTGTACCCCCAACCCCACCTGCCTTTCCCCTGGAAACCCCAGTAAAGGCCATGCCCTCAGTCTTCCCTCTGTCCTGTCCTCTGCCCCCTGACCCCCTGGCCATCCCCCCACGTGCCCGGCGTGGCCCTGCCTCTAGGACCCGAGAGCATAGTGAGCTTTGCTTTCCTCTTGTGGCCACACCTGACTGAGCCTCTCATAGCAGAATCCAGAAGCATCTGGTCCCGCACTGTGAAGCtgatgggggcgggggcggggcgaaCACTGGGAGGGGAGAGGCGGTCTCAGCGCTGGGCAGAAGGGAAGCCGCACCATCAAGAACTTaacccctgggcttccctggtggcgcagtggttgaggatctgcctgccaatgcaggggacacgggttcgagccctggtctgggaagatcccacatgccgcggagcaactgggcccgtgagccacaactactgagcctgcgcgtctggagcctgtgctccgcaacaagagaggccgcgatagtgagagacccgcgcactgcgatgaagattggccccgacttgccacaactggagagagccctcgcacagaaacgaagacccaacacagccataaataaataaataaattaaattaaattaaattaaattaaaaaaaaaaaatttaagaacttaACCCCACACAAAGGGTCAGCTGCACAAACCGGAAACTCTGCTGAAACACAGACTCGTCCTGAAACTTCACCTGGTCCTCTCCACAAGCCTGTCGTGCGGTCTGGGCAACAGTTCCCATTTTGCCACGACTGCATCTCTGTGCTCCTGGCCCAGCCCCTAACTTCTGTGGAACCTCTGCCTTGAAACGGGAGGGTCCCCATGACTCTGAGGAGCTCTGACTAAAACAATGACTCAAGCTTGCCCAGGGCGAGTGGCTGGTATAGGTGCCCCTTCACGAAGGCTGGGGGGACTCCAGGGCACTGGGACCAAAGAACAGAACAGTGGGTTCTGATCTTGGTTCCACTATTTAGGAGCTAGGAAAACAGGACCCCAGTGTCTGACTATAGGAACgaaaaatacacataaatacaGCAGAGTGGGTGTCAGGTGCTAATAtgaagcacctactctgtgccaggcacgttCAGTTAGGCGGTTTAATCTGCTAAATAGGGAGTCGTACATTTCCAGTGGACAGAAGAGAGCCCAGGTTTAGTTACTTGCCTCAAATCAAGAAGCTACCCAGTGGGGCCTCGGATTGGACCGTGACCAGGACCCAGAGCTCTGGGCCCGGGTGCATTAGATCACCTGCAGGTCTGTCTGTCCTTTCCACACCGAGGAGGATGTCCAGGCCCCCTCCCAAGGTCTTGACTTCGCTGCCCTGGGGCGGGGCCAGGCTTCGGTGTTTCGTACGTGCCCAGGCGCCCTAAGCAGGTGCACAACCACTGAACTGGCATGAACTCCAGTCCCCCCAGCTGTAAGATCCTGTGACTCCAAGGAGGGAGGGTTTAGTGGCTTCTTTTTCCTAAAGCAGGCAGTGTCCTGAAGGCCTGAGAGGCTCTTCTGTGCCTCAACCCAACAAACCCTGATTATCCTGGAGAGAAAGCCTGAAACagccccttttcctcctcctcccagcaagAGGCACAAGGAGACGTGGGGTCCTGAGGGCCGGGGCAGGGCCTGAGAGGGGACGGAGAGTGGACAAGCGAGGCTACAGCACAAAGAGCAGCCCGCCAGCCTCAGGCTCCGGGCATGCGGGAGAAGCCTGCTTCTGAGGCGTGGGCCCAGGGTGGAGGCCAGGGCGCAGGGCCAAGGCCCAAGGAGGAGGCCGGCTCCAAGGCCCCAGAGACGCAGGAAAAACCACCATCCTCTCAAGTTCACCACGGAGAAACCTCAGCCCGGCTTCTGGGTCCTCACGCCTTCTAGTAGCCTTTCTACAGAAAGAAATGCAGGCGGGCTAAGGTCAGACACTGAAATACTCAGCTGAGACCGAGCAGTGGCGGGGGAACCCTCAGGGCcatcagagaaacagaaacaactcCCTATAAAAACCCAATGCTCGCCCCCCTTCAAACCCTATCAACTCTCCCCCATCTGGATCGCTGCTCAAACCCGCCTCGGACACACCCTCCTACACAGCCGCTTCCACAGAGCTTCTGGGCCGGCTGGTCTGGTCCAACCTGTCGCCCTGGGTCTTGGGGACCCACAGGCGAGGTAGGTGATCCACTTGAGCCATGAGGGGACGAGGCCAGGCCTTGGGTGGGGCGTCCGCAGCAACCcaggcgcccccccccccccggagcCCTGCGGTGGCCCGGCTGCCCCGTGGCTAGGGGGCACCGCCAGGCCCTGCTCCGGAAGGCGGCACAGACCAGAGGCAGG
It includes:
- the CLN8 gene encoding protein CLN8, with protein sequence MRVPGPWPGAACGPRPSLCDISSMSLPSSGPAGSIFDLDCTSGQVRWALVAAGCAFYLGVFVACHQLSSSLNATYRSLEAREQVFWNLAATRAVFGIQGTAAGLRALLLDPVLQADKVLGQQNWCWFHIATATGFFLFENLALHVSNARFRTFDGFLAVHHLFAFLGFLGSVVNLQAGHYLPMITLLLEMSTPFTCISWMLLKAGCADSLLWRLNQWLMVHLFHCRMVLTYHMWWVCLGHWDGLARSLFPPHWALFVVGLGLLTVLLNPYWTRKKTQQLLNPVDWNFVPGRPNGPAPPKKTR